In Chanodichthys erythropterus isolate Z2021 chromosome 18, ASM2448905v1, whole genome shotgun sequence, the following are encoded in one genomic region:
- the ppp1r13ba gene encoding protein phosphatase 1, regulatory subunit 13Ba isoform X7: MEWNHVETVQEFTAEGQCSKIKVRSCRITWDSHQVGNPRVELTLSELQEMAMRQQQQIETQQQMLIAKEQRLRYLKQQDPRQGQSVSESEKLQRLRERVDSQEAKLKKVRAMRGQVDYSKLINGNLSAEIEHVSSLFQEKQAELQSAMLKVDQLTQQLDDLRRGRLNGLQPLGGPVTSNAALELRKLYQELQIRNKLNQEQNSKLQQHKDMLNKRNMEVTMMDKRIGDLRERLYKKKAELGRMSGPPSPQPTPGSSGRVAAVCPYIQIPVSGRQEGGYSLPPDPLKPQSLSSPATVNHARSKSEEERVRMPAGPWKVSDLDIIVDPLVPSSEPRDGPEAPTDSDCTSTNDAIWPSFSNNRVPLKPPDWKDTSQDHTRKMGTSDKDAPKLLGTVTALSKQPPPIYGTYPSAGHHSTVCATSSLPRSAPGTLGWQRTPPASGSSSQQIQQRITVPPSPTPQSGSALFPQSERTEPPLAVAVRPFIPDRGSRPQSPRKGPATMNSSSIYNMYLQQPTAKNYSSSSRAAVKAVYGKPVLPGSTSPSPVPLYQQSYTDEVDRDTAHDSTPLPPPSVDNIPRPLSPTKLTPVAHSPLRYQSDIDLEVLRRKLANAPRPLKKRSSITEPEGPSGPNIQKLLYQRFNTLAGGIESGVGGTPFYQPDSPLNYMATALGDVDTANGNLMESSMLAEPSAEPSISIPPPTSSVSPTADDNENQPTHLSSDSGGAQTDDASDPSLKDTNEDNHNNNHTNVTDTQSSPEPEAHSPAEQDTTAQPDTPPSASTVKRTNLKKPGSERTGHGLRVKFNPLALLLDASLEGEFDLVQRIIYEVDNPSTPNDEGITPLHNAVCAGHHHIVKFLLDFGVNVNAADSDGWTPLHCAASCNNVHLCKLLVESGAAIFATTISDVETAADKCEEMEEGYIQCSQFLYGVQEKLGVMNKGTVYALWDYEAQSADEVSFHEGDALTIVSRRDDSETEWWWARLNDKEAYVPRNLLGLYPRIKPRQRSLA, encoded by the exons ATGGAGTGGAACCACGTCGAGACCGTGCAGGAATTCACTGCTGAAGGACAATGCAGCAAAATTAAGGTCCGATCATGCAGAATAACCTGGGACTCTCACCAG gtGGGGAATCCACGTGTGGAGTTAACACTGTCAGAGCTGCAGGAGATGGCAATGcgacagcagcagcagatcGAAACACAGCAGCAGATGTTGATAGCTAAG GAGCAACGATTGCGGTATTTGAAGCAACAGGACCCACGTCAGGGCCAGTCCGTGTCTGAGAGTGAGAAGCTCCAGAGGTTGAGGGAAAGAGTGGACAGTCAAGAAGCCAAACTCAAGAAAGTCCGTGCCATGAGGGGCCAAGTGGACTACAGCAAACTCATCAACGGCAACCTGT CTGCAGAAATTGAGCATGTTAGTAGCCTGTTCCAGGAAAAGCAGGCAGAGCTGCAGTCGGCCATGCTCAAGGTGGACCAGCTCACGCAGCAGCTAGACGATCTGCGACGGGGGCGTCTCAATGGACTGCAGCCTCTGGGGGGACCAGTGACCAGCAATGCTGCTCTGGAACTCCGCAAACTCTACCAGGAACTGCAG ATCCGGAACAAGCTAAATCAGGAACAGAACAGCAAGCTACAGCAACACAAGGATATGCTTAACAAGCGTAACATGGAGGTGACCATGATGGACAAGCGTATTGGGGACCTCAGAGAGCGTCTCTACAAGAAAAAAGCAGAG CTTGGCCGAATGAGTGGTCCTCCCTCCCCCCAGCCCACCCCAGGCAGTTCAGGCCGGGTAGCAGCAGTCTGTCCCTACATCCAGATACCAGTGTCTGGGCGACAGGAAGGAGGCTACTCTTTACCTCCTGATCCCCTGAAGCCACAGTCTCTCTCCAGTCCTGCTACAGTCAACCATGCTCGTTCCAAGTCAG AGGAAGAGAGGGTGAGGATGCCTGCAGGCCCATGGAAGGTCTCAGACTTAGACATCATAGTGGATCCTCTGGTGCCATCCTCAGAGCCTAGAGATGGGCCAGAGGCCCCCACAGACTCCGACTGTACTTCTA CTAATGATGCAATCTGGCCCTCCTTCAGCAATAATAGGGTTCCTCTAAAACCTCCAGACTGGAAGGACACAAGTCAAGATCATACCAGAAAGATGGGTACCTCAGACAAG GATGCCCCTAAGCTGTTAGGGACAGTAACAGCATTGTCTAAGCAGCCTCCGCCCATCTATGGAACCTATCCCAGTGCAGGCCATCACTCCACAGTTTGTGCCACCAGCTCTTTGCCCCGCTCTGCTCCTGGCACCTTAGGCTGGCAGAGAACACCCCCTGCCTCTGGTTCCTCTTCACAGCAGATCCAACAGCGGATAACAGTGCCTCCCAGCCCTACGCCTCAGTCTGGATCAGCCCTCTTCCCTCAGAGTGAGAGGACAGAGCCTCCTCTTGCTGTGGCAGTGCGTCCCTTTATTCCAGACAGAGGGTCCCGGCCCCAGTCTCCAAGGAAGGGCCCTGCCACTATGAACTCCAGCTCAATCTACAATATGTACCTGCAGCAACCTACAGCCAAAAATTACTCCAGCAGCAGCAGAGCTGCTGTTAAAGCAG TATACGGAAAACCAGTCCTACCGGGCTCCACCTCTCCATCTCCAGTTCCACTCTACCAGCAGTCCTACACAGATGAGGTTGATAGAGATACAGCCCATGATAGCACTCCCCTACCTCCACCCAGTGTGGATAACATCCCTCGCCCTCTCAGCCCTACCAAACTGACCCCTGTGGCCCACTCCCCTCTCCGTTACCAAAGTGACATTGACCTGGAGGTGCTGAGAAGGAAATTAGCCAATGCTCCCCGACCTTTGAAGAAGCGAAGCTCCATCACAGAACCAGAAGGACCCAGTGGGCCTAACATCCAGAAGCTCCTATATCAGCGCTTCAACACCCTTGCAGGGGGCATTGAGAGTGGAGTGGGTGGTACACCTTTCTACCAGCCTGACAGTCCTCTGAACTATATGGCCACAGCCCTGGGTGATGTGGACACTGCCAATGGAAACCTGATGGAGTCAAGCATGTTAGCTGAGCCTTCAGCAGAGCCGTCAATCTCAATCCCTCCTCCCACATCTTCTGTGTCACCTACAGCTGATGACAATGAAAACCAGCCGACACATCTATCTAGTGACTCAGGGGGTGCCCAGACGGATGATGCCTCAGACCCTTCTCTTAAGGACACCAATGAGGACAATCATAACAACAACCACACAAATGTTACAGACACACAATCAAGTCCAGAACCAGAAGCTCATTCCCCTGCAGAGCAGGACACCACAGCACAGCCAGACACTCCTCCTAGTGCATCTACG GTCAAGCGCACCAATTTGAAGAAGCCTGGCTCTGAGAGGACAGGTCATGGTTTGAGGGTCAAGTTCAATCCTCTTGCATTGCTTTTGGATGCATCTTTAGAGGGCGAGTTTGATTTGGTGCAAAGGATTATCTACGAG GTGGACAATCCTAGCACTCCAAATGATGAGGGTATTACCCCTCTCCATAATGCGGTTTGTGCCGGTCACCACCATATTGTAAAATTCCTGCTGGACTTTGGGGTCAATGTCAACGCAGCAGATAGTGATGGATG GACGCCCCTGCACTGTGCTGCTTCATGCAACAATGTTCATCTTTGCAAGTTGCTGGTGGAGTCTGGAGCTGCCATTTTTGCCACTACTATCAGTGATGTGGAGACGGCAGCAGACAAGTGCGAAGAGATGGAGGAGGGTTATATCCAGTGCTCACAGTTTCTATATG GTGTACAGGAGAAGCTTGGCGTAATGAATAAAGGGACAGTTTATGCTTTGTGGGACTATGAAGCTCAGAGTGCAGATGAGGTGTCCTTCCATGAGGGCGATGCTCTCACCATCGTGAGCCGTAGAGATGACAGCGAGACAGAGTGGTGGTGGGCCAGACTTAATGACAAGGAGGCCTACGTACCACGCAACTTGTTAGGG CTGTACCCGAGGATCAAACCCAGGCAACGTTCCTTGGCATAG